From Sulfurovum zhangzhouensis, one genomic window encodes:
- the speA gene encoding biosynthetic arginine decarboxylase, whose protein sequence is MKDFGLDVWSDNNFIIKHDTININYGLEPSLYEITQQIRNQGYKGPLLLRFPHIIKKQISTLFETFNAARETFDYQGTFNAVFPLKVNQFPNFVHALMDVSKEYNYGLEAGSKAELVIAMSKTPLGAPITINGFKDKEMISMCFIAAKMGHNITITIEGLDELESIIQVNQEFNEESDTPILPKIGVRIRLHSSGIGIWAKSGGYNSKFGLTSTELIEAYELLKKHNLLEHLGMIHFHIGSQMGDIAPLKKALREAGNIYAELKKRGANNLSAINIGGGLAVEYSQHAHDKERNYSLSEFANDVIYLMQEIAKNKNVPQPDIFTESGRYIAASHSVLVAPVLELFSQEYHEKCLRLKSENPPLIEELNDLYNTMSRTNAREYLHDALDHMESLLTLFDLGYIDLEDRSNTETFVNLIVKKAIALLRSENTDELKQLQDRVQEKYLVNFSIFQSLPDFWGLEQEFPIMPLTHLNKIPTNPASIWDITCDSDGEIEFNRDYPLYLHDIDLDKEEYFLGFFLTGAYQEVLGMQHNLFTHPTECIINFDETGNYKIDGLIEAQNLMDVLDDMDYDTSLIDKTLKQHIELSERLTAEEKRELLGKLYLHLSENSYLKTIQAIDELI, encoded by the coding sequence ATGAAAGATTTTGGCTTAGATGTCTGGAGTGACAACAACTTTATCATTAAACATGATACGATCAATATAAATTACGGGCTTGAACCCTCACTTTATGAGATCACACAACAGATACGTAATCAAGGTTACAAGGGACCTCTGCTTCTTCGTTTCCCTCATATTATTAAAAAACAGATCTCTACACTTTTTGAGACCTTCAATGCAGCAAGAGAGACATTTGATTACCAGGGAACCTTCAATGCGGTCTTTCCTTTGAAAGTTAATCAGTTTCCAAACTTCGTTCATGCATTGATGGATGTTTCAAAAGAGTATAACTACGGTCTTGAAGCCGGAAGTAAAGCAGAACTTGTTATTGCGATGAGTAAGACCCCTCTTGGTGCACCGATCACGATCAATGGTTTTAAAGACAAAGAGATGATCTCTATGTGTTTTATCGCTGCAAAGATGGGACACAATATTACTATCACAATTGAGGGACTCGATGAACTTGAAAGTATCATCCAGGTCAACCAGGAGTTTAATGAAGAGTCTGACACCCCGATTTTACCTAAGATAGGTGTCCGTATCCGTCTGCACAGTTCAGGAATCGGTATCTGGGCAAAAAGCGGCGGATATAATTCCAAGTTCGGACTTACGTCGACTGAGCTGATAGAAGCCTATGAATTGCTCAAAAAACATAACTTGCTTGAACATCTCGGGATGATCCATTTTCATATCGGATCACAGATGGGTGATATCGCTCCGCTCAAAAAAGCGTTGCGTGAAGCAGGAAACATTTATGCAGAACTGAAAAAGCGCGGTGCGAATAACCTAAGTGCGATCAATATCGGTGGTGGTCTTGCAGTTGAGTATTCCCAACATGCACATGATAAAGAGCGTAACTACTCGCTGAGTGAATTTGCCAATGACGTTATATACCTCATGCAGGAGATCGCGAAAAATAAAAATGTACCGCAACCAGATATCTTTACAGAGTCAGGACGCTACATCGCTGCTTCTCACTCTGTACTTGTTGCACCTGTACTTGAACTTTTTTCTCAGGAGTATCATGAAAAATGTCTGAGACTTAAATCAGAGAATCCTCCTTTGATCGAAGAGTTAAATGATCTCTATAATACCATGAGCCGTACGAATGCCAGAGAGTATCTTCACGATGCACTGGATCATATGGAAAGCTTACTTACACTTTTTGATTTGGGGTATATCGACCTGGAGGATAGATCCAACACTGAAACGTTTGTAAACCTGATCGTGAAAAAGGCAATTGCGCTGCTCAGAAGTGAAAATACGGATGAACTAAAACAGCTGCAGGACCGTGTCCAGGAGAAGTATTTGGTGAATTTCTCTATTTTCCAGTCTCTGCCTGATTTTTGGGGGCTTGAACAGGAGTTTCCTATCATGCCGCTAACACATTTAAATAAAATACCGACCAATCCGGCAAGTATCTGGGATATTACCTGTGATAGTGACGGTGAAATAGAGTTTAACCGTGACTATCCACTCTATCTGCATGATATCGATCTGGATAAAGAAGAGTATTTCCTAGGATTCTTCCTTACAGGTGCATATCAGGAAGTGCTGGGAATGCAACATAACCTTTTCACCCATCCGACAGAGTGTATCATCAACTTTGATGAAACAGGAAATTATAAGATAGATGGGCTTATCGAAGCACAAAATCTTATGGATGTCCTTGATGATATGGATTATGATACCAGCCTGATTGATAAAACACTCAAACAGCATATTGAGCTTTCAGAACGACTCACTGCAGAAGAGAAACGTGAACTTTTGGGTAAACTTTATCTACATTTAAGTGAAAATAGCTATCTTAAGACCATACAAGCGATTGACGAGTTAATCTGA
- the cysE gene encoding serine O-acetyltransferase: MNPFSLIKEDFTNVKENDPALHSTFELFFNYPGLWALLFHRLAHSLYQKGLRFLPRFISAIGQFLTTVDIHPAAQIGRRVFIDHGVGVVIGETAIIGDDVVIYQQVTLGGVSLNKGKRHPTVGDNVVIGAGAKVLGNITIGNGAKIGANSVVIKNVPEKATAVGIPARVLKCETPETKLNHNVIPDVNKEIFEYLLKRIEILEDAIESGESKDIKQKDQKLEVDYDNFIHSMD; the protein is encoded by the coding sequence GTGAACCCATTTAGTTTGATCAAAGAAGATTTTACAAATGTTAAAGAAAATGACCCGGCATTGCACTCAACCTTCGAACTCTTTTTTAATTATCCGGGGCTCTGGGCCCTGCTCTTTCACAGGCTAGCACACTCTCTCTATCAAAAAGGTCTACGCTTTTTACCGCGATTCATCTCTGCTATCGGGCAGTTTCTTACCACGGTAGATATCCATCCCGCTGCACAAATTGGCCGCAGAGTATTCATCGACCACGGTGTAGGTGTCGTTATCGGTGAGACAGCTATCATTGGGGATGATGTAGTCATCTACCAACAGGTTACATTGGGGGGAGTAAGCCTCAATAAAGGAAAACGTCACCCGACAGTCGGGGACAACGTGGTTATAGGTGCAGGTGCAAAAGTACTTGGGAATATTACGATCGGTAATGGTGCAAAGATCGGTGCAAATTCCGTTGTTATCAAAAATGTTCCAGAAAAAGCTACTGCCGTAGGTATTCCTGCACGTGTACTGAAGTGTGAAACACCTGAAACAAAACTCAATCACAATGTTATCCCTGATGTCAATAAAGAGATCTTTGAATACCTGCTCAAGCGTATAGAGATTCTTGAAGATGCTATTGAGAGTGGTGAAAGCAAAGATATCAAACAAAAAGACCAAAAACTGGAAGTTGACTACGACAATTTCATACATAGTATGGATTGA
- a CDS encoding pyridoxal phosphate-dependent aminotransferase, whose translation MLSDRIQSLSPSLTIAISSLARDLKAEGKDVLSFSAGEPDFGTPQKIKDEAIKAINDGFTQYTAVPGIPELLKAVAGKLKRENGLEYAPSDIIVSNGAKQSLFNLFQAVINPGDEVIIPAPYWVTYPELVIYSEGKPVIIDTDEKSGFKITAEQLKNAITPKTKMIVLTSPSNPTGSVYSKEELESLAEVLKGTDIIVASDEMYEKLVYGIDFVATASISEDMYQRTVTINGLSKSVAMTGWRFGYLASPNKALIGAMNNLQSQSTSNINSITQKAAVVALNGEVDAEIEEMRQAFEERAIEAVKLFNEIDGLSVLKPDGAFYLFVNTKEISNDSIEFCKELLQKTGVAVVPGIGFGAEGYFRFSFATDIETIREGISRIKKFVESKKA comes from the coding sequence ATGCTATCAGATCGCATACAATCACTATCACCATCATTGACAATTGCTATCTCTTCACTTGCTAGAGATCTTAAAGCAGAGGGAAAAGATGTCCTCTCATTTTCTGCAGGTGAACCGGACTTTGGTACACCGCAAAAGATCAAAGACGAGGCTATCAAGGCTATCAATGACGGCTTTACTCAATATACTGCAGTACCGGGTATCCCGGAACTACTTAAAGCAGTAGCAGGAAAACTAAAAAGAGAAAATGGTTTGGAGTATGCACCTTCTGACATCATTGTCAGTAATGGTGCGAAACAATCACTTTTCAATCTTTTTCAGGCTGTGATCAATCCGGGCGATGAAGTGATCATCCCTGCACCTTACTGGGTAACTTACCCTGAATTGGTTATCTATTCAGAAGGAAAACCTGTCATTATTGATACAGATGAGAAAAGCGGATTTAAGATCACAGCTGAACAACTCAAAAATGCGATCACTCCTAAAACAAAAATGATCGTACTGACCTCTCCTTCAAACCCTACTGGTTCAGTATATTCTAAAGAAGAGCTAGAGTCACTTGCAGAGGTATTGAAAGGTACGGATATCATCGTTGCTAGTGATGAGATGTATGAAAAACTGGTTTACGGTATCGACTTTGTAGCGACAGCAAGTATCTCTGAAGATATGTATCAAAGAACTGTAACGATCAACGGTCTAAGCAAATCTGTAGCAATGACAGGATGGCGTTTTGGATACCTTGCATCTCCAAATAAAGCTTTGATCGGGGCAATGAACAACCTCCAAAGCCAAAGTACATCTAACATCAACTCTATCACTCAAAAAGCTGCTGTGGTAGCACTGAATGGTGAAGTAGATGCAGAGATCGAAGAGATGAGACAGGCCTTTGAAGAAAGAGCGATTGAGGCAGTAAAACTCTTCAATGAGATCGATGGTCTAAGTGTACTTAAACCTGATGGTGCATTCTACCTCTTTGTAAACACGAAAGAGATCTCAAATGACTCTATCGAGTTCTGTAAAGAACTGCTTCAAAAGACTGGTGTAGCAGTAGTACCGGGGATCGGATTTGGTGCGGAGGGATACTTCAGATTCTCATTTGCAACAGATATCGAAACGATCCGTGAAGGTATCAGCCGTATCAAAAAGTTTGTAGAGAGCAAAAAAGCATAA
- a CDS encoding DedA family protein, with protein sequence MDFSSLETWGYFAVAFFSFGGSLFIVAAAGVFSFMGNMDLTTALVIAMISNFMGDNFLFYLGKYQKKQIQPYFAKHKRKVALATLIMRKYGILAVFIQKFIYGVKTLVPISMALAKYDFKKFIFFNIFASIVFVSTIGLSAYYASESIIAFFGYVQKNPWIAPVILFTIVGIIWFTLENMTKKKR encoded by the coding sequence ATGGATTTTTCTTCTTTGGAGACTTGGGGATACTTTGCAGTAGCATTTTTTTCGTTTGGCGGTTCGCTTTTTATCGTAGCGGCTGCAGGAGTCTTTTCATTTATGGGCAATATGGATTTGACTACGGCACTTGTCATAGCGATGATCTCTAACTTTATGGGAGACAACTTCCTTTTCTATCTTGGGAAATATCAGAAAAAACAGATACAACCGTATTTTGCAAAACATAAGCGTAAAGTAGCACTGGCTACATTGATCATGCGAAAGTATGGGATTTTGGCCGTCTTCATCCAAAAGTTCATTTACGGTGTAAAGACATTGGTACCGATCTCTATGGCCTTGGCAAAATATGACTTTAAAAAGTTTATCTTTTTTAATATCTTTGCTTCCATTGTGTTCGTATCAACTATCGGTCTTAGTGCCTACTATGCCAGCGAATCGATCATTGCATTTTTTGGATATGTACAGAAAAACCCATGGATCGCTCCGGTGATACTCTTCACGATCGTCGGTATCATCTGGTTTACTTTGGAAAATATGACAAAGAAAAAAAGATAG
- a CDS encoding AEC family transporter, producing the protein MIDTLMSIIFVYVFILLGYIAKRIFKEDMNSKTLTLFSVYFLQPFVTVWGFSTAKLELAHIYTPLVYLGIIFLLLLPTIALGKIIFTDPKERSIFSIAGFVGNTGNIGIPLGIALFGEASVIYTTLINIANVFVVYIIGVYIYSRGSFSIKDSLLNIIKIPIIPASAVAILINIYEIPLSHQIVEFFKMGAYGGIVLQLFLLGTFLQGIKFNDLRPLLMFSTLSQKFILIPLFTATILSFTSLPLFVQGVILMEMMVPLAVANINLASLYDCRPKDVTSLIMISTLLFIPMLFVLSYIVNHFYL; encoded by the coding sequence ATGATCGATACACTTATGAGCATTATCTTTGTCTATGTCTTTATCCTGTTGGGCTACATCGCCAAACGTATCTTCAAAGAGGATATGAACTCCAAGACGCTTACACTTTTTTCTGTCTATTTCTTGCAACCTTTTGTAACCGTTTGGGGGTTTAGTACGGCAAAGCTTGAACTTGCACATATCTATACACCGCTCGTCTATCTGGGGATTATATTTTTGCTACTGCTGCCGACGATCGCACTGGGGAAGATCATCTTTACAGACCCAAAAGAGCGTTCTATCTTCTCCATTGCAGGCTTTGTCGGAAATACGGGAAATATCGGTATCCCTCTAGGGATTGCCCTCTTTGGAGAAGCCAGCGTCATATACACAACACTGATTAACATTGCTAATGTCTTTGTGGTCTACATCATAGGGGTTTATATCTACTCTCGCGGATCGTTCAGTATCAAAGACTCGCTGTTGAATATCATCAAGATCCCTATCATTCCTGCCTCAGCTGTAGCGATCCTGATCAACATCTATGAGATTCCTCTGTCTCATCAGATCGTAGAGTTTTTCAAGATGGGAGCTTACGGCGGAATCGTACTGCAACTGTTTTTGCTTGGTACGTTTTTGCAAGGCATCAAATTCAATGACCTACGTCCGCTATTGATGTTCTCTACCCTTTCACAGAAATTTATACTCATACCGCTCTTTACTGCTACGATACTGAGTTTCACTTCACTGCCGCTGTTTGTTCAGGGTGTGATACTCATGGAGATGATGGTACCTCTGGCAGTCGCCAATATCAACCTGGCTTCACTTTATGACTGCCGTCCAAAAGACGTGACATCACTGATCATGATCAGTACTTTACTCTTCATTCCTATGCTTTTTGTACTCAGTTACATCGTAAATCACTTCTATTTGTGA
- a CDS encoding saccharopine dehydrogenase family protein, whose protein sequence is MSTNTLIIGAGGVGNVVAFKCAMNAETFGNITLASRTVSKCDEIAANVKEKTGVQIATAQVDADSVPELVDLIMKTDADIVINVALPYQDLTIMDACTQCGVDYLDTANYEHPDEAKFEYKEQWARNEQFKKADIMGLLGSGFDPGATNVFCAYAQKHYFDEIHTIDILDCNAGDHGYPFATNFNPEINLREVSAKGRYWEEGKWIETEPMEIMQVWDYPEVGPKDSYLLYHEEMESLVKHIKGLKRIRFFMTFGASYLKHMEVLQNVGMLGIEPVEHKGQQIIPIEFLKTLLPDPASLGPRTKGKTNIGIFAKGIKDGKPQTIYIYQVKDHEECYAEVMSQGVSYTTGVPAMIGAKLMLEGVWQGTGVFNMEEMDPDPFMEEMMTQGLPWQVLELGAHEDLRVDD, encoded by the coding sequence ATGTCTACAAATACCCTTATTATCGGTGCAGGTGGTGTCGGAAATGTCGTTGCGTTCAAATGTGCGATGAATGCTGAGACTTTCGGGAATATCACACTGGCAAGCCGTACAGTTAGTAAATGTGATGAGATCGCAGCTAACGTCAAAGAAAAAACAGGCGTACAAATCGCTACAGCACAGGTTGACGCAGACAGCGTACCGGAACTAGTTGATCTTATCATGAAGACAGATGCAGATATCGTGATCAACGTTGCTTTACCATACCAGGATCTAACCATCATGGATGCATGTACACAGTGCGGCGTCGACTATCTAGATACAGCAAACTACGAGCACCCGGATGAAGCGAAGTTCGAGTACAAAGAACAATGGGCAAGAAATGAGCAGTTTAAAAAAGCTGATATCATGGGACTGCTTGGAAGCGGATTTGACCCGGGTGCAACCAATGTATTCTGTGCTTACGCTCAAAAACATTATTTTGACGAGATCCATACGATCGATATCCTTGACTGTAACGCAGGTGATCACGGTTATCCGTTCGCTACCAACTTCAACCCTGAGATCAACCTTCGTGAAGTAAGTGCTAAGGGAAGATACTGGGAAGAAGGAAAATGGATCGAGACCGAGCCGATGGAGATCATGCAGGTATGGGATTATCCTGAAGTCGGACCAAAAGACAGCTACCTGCTCTACCATGAAGAGATGGAGTCACTGGTAAAACATATCAAAGGCTTAAAGCGTATCAGATTCTTTATGACATTTGGTGCAAGCTACCTTAAACATATGGAAGTACTTCAAAATGTCGGTATGCTCGGTATCGAACCTGTAGAGCACAAAGGACAGCAGATCATTCCTATCGAGTTCTTGAAGACTCTACTTCCTGATCCGGCAAGTCTCGGTCCGCGTACTAAAGGTAAGACCAATATCGGTATTTTTGCAAAAGGGATCAAAGACGGAAAACCTCAAACGATCTACATCTACCAGGTCAAAGACCATGAAGAGTGTTATGCTGAAGTAATGAGCCAAGGTGTAAGCTACACGACCGGTGTACCGGCTATGATCGGTGCGAAATTGATGCTTGAGGGTGTATGGCAGGGAACTGGTGTCTTCAACATGGAAGAGATGGACCCGGATCCGTTTATGGAAGAGATGATGACACAGGGACTTCCTTGGCAAGTCTTGGAACTAGGTGCACATGAAGACCTCAGGGTTGATGACTAA
- a CDS encoding TIGR02453 family protein: MSESSTFLGFPKEGIKFLENIIQNNSKEWLDAHKEEYERTIVTPNKAYVEEMGEHLQILVPSIHAIPKINKSLFRIYRDARFHLDDPIKERIGIIMWQGGGHRMQSSSFYMHYDFYEVFVAAGIRNFKPPLLQTYREYIKSDANRESLHTILEDLKAKGYQIPEPEYKRLPAEFESELSFGYLTRYRSMYAYTTFKPDKTFHSEKIIDKNFKIYEDLLPLQQWVYELTLYDSKT, from the coding sequence ATGTCTGAATCCAGTACCTTTTTGGGATTTCCCAAAGAGGGTATCAAGTTTCTTGAAAATATCATACAAAACAACTCCAAAGAGTGGCTTGATGCACACAAAGAGGAGTATGAACGCACTATCGTTACACCAAACAAGGCGTACGTAGAAGAGATGGGCGAGCACCTGCAGATACTGGTGCCCTCCATCCATGCCATTCCAAAGATCAACAAATCACTTTTCCGTATCTACCGCGACGCACGTTTTCACCTGGATGATCCGATCAAAGAGCGTATCGGGATCATCATGTGGCAAGGCGGCGGTCACCGTATGCAAAGCAGCAGCTTCTATATGCACTACGATTTTTATGAAGTATTTGTAGCAGCGGGGATACGAAACTTCAAACCGCCATTGCTTCAAACCTACCGCGAATATATCAAGAGTGATGCAAACCGAGAATCCCTACATACTATTCTGGAAGATCTCAAAGCCAAAGGCTACCAGATCCCTGAACCCGAATACAAACGGCTTCCCGCAGAGTTTGAGAGCGAGCTTTCTTTTGGCTACCTGACCAGATACCGCTCGATGTATGCCTATACGACATTTAAACCCGACAAAACCTTTCATTCCGAGAAGATCATAGACAAAAACTTCAAGATCTATGAAGATCTACTTCCTCTTCAGCAATGGGTCTATGAGCTGACACTCTATGACTCTAAAACGTGA
- the pgeF gene encoding peptidoglycan editing factor PgeF, with protein MAEFYCSKLLGKFEQCLHAVTTKDSKLTYHGSLALHTGEAANEIISNRLEMAQRLGADIDAHFIVANQTHSDNITVIESRESKGWHTIEDAIENCDALITDQKGVVLTILTADCVPVLLFDSKKEIVAAVHAGWKGTKADITGKTVGKMIEVFGSDPEDIIAFIAPSIGRCCYEVGEDVAQHFMDTEAFDKVGEKYMLDLPLINQKQLLDAGLIAEHIEMSGQCTSCEVEKYFSYRKEQGCSGRFMSMIALTF; from the coding sequence ATGGCTGAATTTTACTGCTCCAAGTTATTGGGAAAATTTGAACAATGTTTACATGCCGTAACAACCAAGGACAGCAAGCTTACCTATCACGGCTCCCTTGCACTGCATACTGGTGAAGCAGCAAATGAGATCATCTCGAACAGACTTGAAATGGCACAAAGGCTGGGAGCAGATATAGATGCCCATTTTATCGTAGCCAACCAAACCCACAGTGACAATATCACGGTCATCGAGAGCAGGGAGAGTAAAGGGTGGCACACTATCGAAGATGCCATAGAGAACTGTGATGCACTGATCACCGATCAAAAGGGAGTCGTGCTGACCATCCTGACCGCTGATTGTGTGCCTGTGCTTCTATTTGACAGCAAAAAGGAGATCGTCGCTGCGGTCCATGCAGGATGGAAAGGCACCAAGGCAGATATCACAGGGAAAACCGTAGGGAAGATGATCGAAGTTTTCGGTTCAGACCCCGAGGATATCATCGCTTTTATCGCACCCTCTATCGGAAGATGCTGTTATGAAGTCGGGGAGGATGTTGCACAGCACTTTATGGATACCGAGGCCTTTGATAAGGTAGGGGAGAAGTATATGCTTGATCTGCCACTGATCAATCAAAAACAGCTTCTGGATGCGGGGTTAATAGCTGAGCATATCGAAATGAGCGGTCAGTGTACCTCATGTGAGGTTGAGAAGTATTTCTCTTATAGAAAAGAGCAGGGGTGCAGCGGTAGGTTTATGAGTATGATCGCACTCACGTTTTAG
- a CDS encoding FtsW/RodA/SpoVE family cell cycle protein, with product MEHWFDFDKRIFKHFNYLLVLQLIPLLVISSYLVNEINPYLFTKQMVYYVIAGIAFLVSAFFPWRQILWWFVPLFYIGNLGLLVAVEFVGKSILGAQRWIQLPGIGVTIQPSEFMKVAVIMTLAYLIHKTPPPEKGYGLWKFIVLSIVIIIPFVLIAKEPDLGTALVLLITGYGVLFVVGINWKIWFTIFVIAGFSAPVVYEYGLKDYQKKRIEDALNKPSYQVRQALIAIGSGGIEGKPKDEATQTQLDFLPVASTDFIFAYLGERFGFKGMMGVIGLYILLIFNLLYISAKYAKDYLIKTFASGLAFLFFVYMGVNVYMIIGLAPVVGLPLPMFSHGGTSFIIFAVIFGILQNLIAFKDFSRYNSDSKITLQRKDSR from the coding sequence ATGGAGCATTGGTTTGATTTTGACAAACGTATCTTTAAGCACTTCAACTATCTTTTAGTACTCCAGCTGATTCCTCTTCTAGTCATCTCCTCCTATCTGGTCAATGAGATCAACCCTTATCTTTTTACCAAGCAGATGGTCTATTATGTCATTGCAGGGATCGCATTTTTAGTCTCTGCCTTTTTCCCGTGGCGTCAGATACTGTGGTGGTTTGTCCCCCTCTTTTATATCGGGAACCTTGGTTTGCTTGTTGCGGTGGAGTTCGTAGGAAAGTCCATCCTCGGTGCACAGCGTTGGATACAACTGCCGGGGATCGGTGTCACGATACAGCCTTCGGAGTTCATGAAAGTAGCGGTCATCATGACGCTTGCCTACCTTATCCACAAAACCCCTCCGCCGGAAAAAGGATACGGTCTTTGGAAGTTTATCGTGCTCTCTATCGTGATCATCATCCCTTTTGTACTGATTGCCAAAGAGCCTGACCTTGGTACTGCCCTTGTACTGCTGATCACCGGTTATGGTGTGCTCTTTGTCGTGGGGATCAACTGGAAGATATGGTTCACGATCTTCGTGATCGCAGGGTTCAGTGCACCTGTGGTCTATGAATATGGACTCAAAGACTATCAGAAGAAGCGTATCGAAGATGCGCTCAACAAACCAAGCTACCAGGTTAGACAGGCTCTCATCGCGATCGGTTCAGGCGGGATCGAAGGCAAACCTAAAGATGAAGCGACACAGACCCAGCTTGATTTTCTGCCTGTTGCATCTACAGACTTTATCTTTGCATACCTGGGAGAGAGATTTGGTTTTAAAGGGATGATGGGGGTGATCGGTCTGTATATCCTGCTGATCTTCAACCTCCTCTATATCTCGGCTAAATACGCCAAGGATTATCTCATCAAAACCTTTGCTTCGGGACTGGCATTTTTGTTTTTTGTCTACATGGGAGTGAACGTCTATATGATCATCGGACTTGCCCCTGTAGTGGGACTTCCGCTCCCTATGTTCAGTCACGGAGGGACCTCATTTATCATTTTTGCAGTAATTTTCGGAATCCTCCAAAACTTAATTGCATTTAAAGACTTTAGTCGATATAATTCTGACTCGAAAATCACATTGCAACGCAAAGATAGTCGATAA